From one Chryseobacterium sp. 3008163 genomic stretch:
- the ygiD gene encoding 4,5-DOPA dioxygenase extradiol, protein MQLNDLQNISDQFKNTQEMPVLFLGHGSPMNAIEENQFVQGFRNVAKEIPKPNAILCISAHWFTQGTKVTAMDMPKTIHDFGGFPQALFDVQYPAPGNPELAKETAALLSPVFVEEDHKWGLDHGAWSVIKHMYPDADIPVIQMSIDYTKPPQYHFDLAKRLEKLREKGILIIGSGNIVHNLRMVDWKNINTVGAGWDWAIEAREKTNNWLLDGEFQNLIDYQKQGLSLQYAIPTPDHYLPLIYSLGLKNQVEDLVLFNDDLIAGSLSMTSVKIG, encoded by the coding sequence ATGCAACTTAACGACTTACAAAATATCAGCGATCAGTTTAAAAACACTCAGGAAATGCCCGTGCTATTTCTTGGTCATGGCTCGCCTATGAATGCAATTGAAGAAAACCAGTTTGTTCAGGGATTTAGAAATGTGGCGAAAGAAATTCCGAAACCCAATGCAATTCTGTGTATTTCTGCACACTGGTTTACACAGGGAACTAAAGTCACTGCAATGGATATGCCCAAAACGATTCATGATTTTGGCGGTTTTCCGCAGGCTTTGTTTGATGTACAATATCCAGCACCGGGGAATCCCGAACTGGCAAAGGAAACGGCAGCGCTTCTTTCTCCCGTTTTCGTGGAAGAAGATCATAAGTGGGGTTTAGATCATGGTGCGTGGTCGGTGATTAAACACATGTATCCGGATGCCGATATTCCTGTCATTCAAATGAGTATTGATTATACGAAACCACCGCAGTATCATTTTGATTTGGCTAAAAGATTGGAAAAACTGAGAGAAAAAGGAATTTTGATTATCGGAAGCGGAAATATCGTGCACAATCTTAGAATGGTAGACTGGAAAAACATCAACACCGTTGGTGCCGGCTGGGATTGGGCAATCGAAGCGAGAGAGAAAACTAATAATTGGCTTTTGGACGGAGAGTTTCAGAATCTGATTGATTATCAAAAGCAGGGACTTTCGTTGCAATATGCGATTCCGACGCCTGATCATTATCTGCCGCTGATTTATTCTTTAGGTTTAAAAAATCAAGTTGAGGATTTGGTTTTATTTAATGATGATTTGATTGCAGGGTCTTTGAGCATGACGAGTGTAAAGATTGGATAG
- a CDS encoding YceI family protein yields MATKWNLDPAHSEITFKVKHMMISNIKGNFTNFTAEIDAEDDTFANAKTTATIQTDSISTHNTDRDNHLKSAEFFNVEANPTITFESNALNNSVTGNLTVNGITKPITLDVEFGGINVDPWGNTKAGFSFEGKINRKEFGLNWNAALEAGGVMVGEDVKVAGELQFVKQA; encoded by the coding sequence ATGGCTACAAAATGGAATTTAGACCCAGCGCACAGTGAAATTACTTTTAAAGTAAAACACATGATGATCTCAAACATCAAAGGTAACTTCACCAACTTTACTGCAGAAATCGATGCGGAAGACGATACTTTTGCGAACGCAAAAACTACCGCTACCATTCAGACAGATTCTATCTCTACACACAATACAGACAGAGATAATCACCTGAAATCTGCAGAATTCTTCAACGTAGAAGCTAATCCTACAATTACTTTCGAATCTAATGCTTTAAACAATTCTGTAACAGGAAATCTTACCGTAAACGGTATTACAAAGCCTATTACTTTGGATGTTGAGTTCGGAGGAATTAATGTAGATCCTTGGGGAAATACAAAAGCTGGTTTTTCTTTTGAAGGAAAAATCAACAGAAAAGAATTCGGACTGAACTGGAACGCAGCTCTTGAAGCAGGAGGTGTAATGGTAGGTGAAGATGTGAAAGTGGCAGGTGAACTGCAGTTTGTAAAGCAAGCATAG
- a CDS encoding S9 family peptidase: MQLHKFSLLMVVLGGTAFAQTQKFTMAEAVNGMRSNLAVKNISQFSWSADNKSYIQAVKGGYLLTDLKTSKQDTLISLYQLNKSFADKKLKGLPPVKFTSNSNAYFSANNQMYWVEKSGNDWKVKRSAALGDNPSTVKTLADNQTLVYTKGNNLFINKNGKEVAVTNDANENILNGASNVHRNEFGIDSGIFPSPNSENIAFYRMDQTMVADYPVIDWSVTPAVNTNIKYPMAGKTSHEVTLGVYNIKNESTTFLKIEGEKDQYLTAITWSPDSKFIFVGVLNRGQNHLKMNQYDAVTGNLVKTLFEETDSKYVEPQHPLMFFPNSNTDFIWQSQRTGYNHLFHYSLEKGLIAQMTKGDWLVTDILGFNEKKKEIYYVSTQESPTERHLYRINWATFKTQKLDNAEGMHTAVLSSDGNHLFDSYSNTNTPRVANIINTTTLKSTNLLTSENPLKNYQRPEIKNINLKADDGTLLYGKIILPTNFDPNKKYPVIVYLYNGPHLQLITNSFPASGNLWYEYMAQNGYIIFTMDGRGSSNRGMKFEQAVFRNLGTTEMSDQLQGVKYLKSLPYVDSERLGIHGWSFGGFMTTSFMLRQPDVFKVGVAGGPVIDWSMYEIMYGERYMDSPQENPQGYATSNLLDKVQNLKGKLLMIHGAQDDVVVWQHSMKFIKSAVDNGVQLDYFVYPGHPHNVIGKDRVHLMQKVTDYFDQNLKK; encoded by the coding sequence ATGCAATTACATAAATTTTCTTTATTGATGGTTGTTTTGGGTGGAACTGCTTTTGCACAGACCCAAAAGTTTACCATGGCAGAAGCCGTCAACGGAATGCGAAGCAATCTGGCGGTAAAAAACATCTCCCAGTTTTCATGGTCTGCTGATAACAAATCATACATTCAGGCAGTGAAAGGCGGATATCTTTTGACAGATTTGAAAACCAGCAAACAAGATACTTTGATTTCTTTATATCAATTAAATAAAAGTTTCGCAGACAAAAAGCTGAAAGGTCTTCCACCGGTAAAGTTCACGAGTAATTCAAACGCTTATTTCTCAGCCAACAATCAGATGTATTGGGTGGAGAAATCCGGAAACGACTGGAAAGTGAAGCGTTCTGCAGCATTGGGAGATAATCCTTCTACTGTAAAAACGCTTGCTGATAATCAGACTTTAGTTTATACAAAAGGCAATAATTTATTCATCAACAAAAACGGAAAAGAAGTTGCGGTAACGAATGATGCCAACGAAAATATTCTCAATGGAGCTTCCAACGTTCACAGAAACGAATTCGGAATCGACAGTGGAATTTTCCCTTCTCCAAATTCTGAAAATATTGCGTTTTACAGAATGGATCAGACGATGGTTGCGGATTATCCTGTCATCGACTGGTCTGTAACTCCTGCGGTGAATACCAACATTAAATATCCAATGGCGGGAAAAACTTCTCACGAAGTGACACTTGGAGTGTATAATATTAAAAATGAATCAACGACTTTCTTGAAAATTGAAGGCGAAAAAGATCAGTATCTAACAGCAATTACCTGGAGTCCAGATTCTAAATTTATCTTTGTCGGAGTTCTCAACAGAGGTCAGAATCATTTAAAAATGAATCAGTATGACGCTGTGACTGGAAATTTAGTGAAAACTTTATTCGAAGAAACCGACAGCAAATATGTAGAGCCACAGCATCCTTTAATGTTCTTCCCAAATTCTAATACAGATTTTATCTGGCAAAGTCAGAGAACGGGTTACAATCATTTATTCCATTACAGTTTAGAGAAAGGTTTGATTGCTCAAATGACAAAAGGAGATTGGCTAGTAACCGATATTTTAGGATTTAATGAAAAGAAAAAAGAAATTTATTACGTTTCTACTCAGGAAAGTCCTACAGAAAGGCATTTATATAGAATCAACTGGGCGACCTTCAAAACTCAGAAATTAGATAATGCAGAAGGAATGCACACAGCAGTTCTCAGCAGTGACGGAAATCATTTGTTTGACTCTTACAGCAATACAAATACACCGAGAGTTGCCAACATCATCAATACAACAACCCTAAAATCGACGAATCTTCTGACCTCAGAAAATCCGTTGAAAAACTACCAGCGTCCTGAAATTAAAAATATCAATCTAAAAGCTGATGACGGAACTTTACTGTACGGAAAAATCATTCTTCCAACCAATTTTGATCCTAATAAAAAATACCCTGTTATCGTTTATCTGTACAATGGTCCACATTTGCAGTTGATTACCAACAGTTTTCCGGCTTCAGGAAATCTTTGGTACGAATACATGGCACAAAACGGTTACATCATTTTCACAATGGATGGGAGAGGGTCTTCAAACCGTGGGATGAAATTTGAGCAGGCAGTTTTCAGGAATTTAGGTACAACTGAAATGAGCGACCAATTACAAGGTGTAAAATATCTAAAATCACTTCCATACGTAGATTCAGAGAGACTGGGAATTCACGGATGGAGCTTTGGTGGTTTTATGACGACAAGCTTTATGCTTCGTCAGCCGGATGTTTTCAAGGTCGGTGTTGCAGGTGGACCTGTAATCGACTGGAGCATGTACGAAATCATGTATGGCGAAAGATATATGGATTCTCCACAGGAAAACCCACAAGGTTATGCGACATCAAATCTTTTAGATAAAGTTCAGAATTTAAAAGGAAAACTGTTAATGATTCACGGTGCGCAGGACGATGTAGTGGTTTGGCAGCATTCGATGAAATTCATCAAGTCTGCGGTTGACAACGGAGTACAGCTCGATTATTTCGTATATCCAGGACATCCACACAACGTGATCGGTAAAGACAGAGTGCATTTGATGCAGAAAGTGACAGATTATTTTGATCAGAATTTGAAGAAATAA
- a CDS encoding LLM class flavin-dependent oxidoreductase, translating into MELGIGMFGDLAFDQTTGKYRDAGIKIREILEQVKLMDEIGIDVFAMGEHHRADYAVSSPEMVLAAAASITKNIKLASGVTVLSSSEPVKVYEDFSTLDLISDGRAEIYVGRGSFIESFPLYGYSLNDYEELFDEKLELLLKINSEENVSWSGKLRAPMQNQTVYPRAKNNGKLPIWRAVGGTPQSVLSAAQLGMPLVVAIIGGMPIQFKNLIEFYKQEYRKAGHDESEMQIAIHSHTFVSEDENVIEGYFDTYKSQMDRIGKSRGWAPYTKMQYDGGKAREGALFIGNADHVADKINYMKEIFGITRFIGHMDIGDPAHDIMMKSIELFGEKVAPKVR; encoded by the coding sequence ATGGAATTAGGAATAGGAATGTTTGGCGACTTGGCTTTTGACCAAACCACTGGAAAATATAGAGATGCGGGAATCAAAATCCGAGAAATTCTTGAGCAGGTAAAATTAATGGATGAGATAGGAATTGATGTCTTCGCAATGGGAGAACATCACCGTGCAGATTATGCAGTGTCTTCACCGGAAATGGTTTTGGCTGCTGCAGCAAGCATCACAAAAAATATAAAATTGGCGAGTGGTGTAACAGTTTTAAGTTCTTCTGAACCTGTAAAAGTATATGAAGATTTTTCAACCTTAGATTTAATTTCAGACGGAAGAGCTGAAATATATGTAGGCCGTGGAAGTTTCATCGAATCTTTCCCTTTGTACGGATATTCTCTGAATGATTACGAAGAATTATTTGACGAAAAATTAGAATTGTTATTAAAAATAAATTCGGAAGAAAACGTTTCGTGGTCAGGGAAACTTCGTGCACCGATGCAGAATCAAACGGTTTATCCGAGAGCGAAAAATAACGGAAAACTTCCAATTTGGAGAGCCGTTGGCGGAACTCCGCAATCTGTTTTAAGTGCAGCACAATTAGGGATGCCTTTAGTGGTGGCAATTATTGGCGGAATGCCAATTCAGTTTAAAAATCTAATCGAATTTTATAAACAAGAATACCGTAAGGCAGGTCATGATGAATCTGAAATGCAGATTGCGATTCACTCGCATACTTTTGTAAGTGAAGATGAAAATGTGATTGAAGGATATTTCGACACTTACAAATCTCAGATGGACAGAATCGGGAAATCCCGAGGTTGGGCACCGTACACAAAAATGCAGTACGATGGTGGAAAAGCCAGAGAAGGTGCTTTATTTATTGGGAATGCAGATCATGTTGCTGATAAAATAAATTACATGAAAGAAATTTTCGGGATTACAAGATTTATCGGTCACATGGATATTGGAGATCCTGCTCACGATATAATGATGAAGTCAATAGAATTATTTGGCGAAAAAGTTGCCCCAAAAGTAAGATAA
- a CDS encoding AAA family ATPase encodes MAHFANKLHDGESCPLCGALEHPNIVEFEDVNSELNEIQKKIEHIENQKDQIQKQSLEIEKILDRKKIFEEQLKAEEEILKQIQINIEEHLKSFSWTEFNAENQNDFEEKRQQSFSIEKQIDELNQKIGLEQKNLDKERENLDNYNKALEKFRLDEAKKAEQIKTNEANLKALQWIDYREKTIADVEEIYIKLSQSNLETEQNYQQLIKEEKEISPKLAEQKTIFDQLEKRISELEKEISHNENILTKSLVENNFNNENAVKNILLQEIDVQETRNIIQQFRIQFEIVKNDILNLETKLRDFSFDEEQFAETENQFKTFENDLKNANDSVVKITTEIERLEKEFKKKENLLKDLAQLQKRSENLKIMTNLFKGAGFVQYVSSIYLRQLCDHANVRFHRMTRNQLSLQLNESNDFEIVDYLNEGRSRSVKTLSGGQAFQVSLSLALALAESVQTNAQSEKNFFFIDEGFGTQDVESVNIVFETLMNLQKENRIVGIISHVEELKEKIPVSLHITKDEERGSLIEIV; translated from the coding sequence TTGGCACATTTTGCCAATAAACTCCACGACGGAGAATCTTGTCCGCTTTGTGGTGCTTTAGAGCATCCAAATATTGTAGAATTTGAAGATGTAAATTCAGAATTAAACGAGATTCAGAAAAAAATTGAACATATTGAAAATCAAAAAGATCAAATTCAAAAACAATCTTTAGAAATCGAAAAAATACTTGACCGAAAAAAGATTTTTGAGGAACAATTGAAAGCGGAAGAAGAGATTTTAAAGCAAATTCAAATCAACATTGAAGAACATTTAAAAAGCTTTAGCTGGACAGAATTTAATGCTGAAAATCAAAATGATTTTGAAGAAAAACGTCAGCAATCTTTCTCAATAGAAAAACAAATCGATGAACTCAATCAAAAAATCGGTTTGGAGCAAAAAAACCTTGATAAGGAAAGAGAAAATCTTGACAATTACAATAAGGCTTTAGAAAAATTCAGGCTTGATGAGGCGAAAAAAGCAGAACAGATCAAAACGAACGAAGCTAATTTAAAAGCTTTACAATGGATTGATTATAGAGAAAAAACAATTGCTGATGTTGAAGAAATTTACATTAAACTTTCACAATCTAATCTTGAAACAGAACAGAATTATCAACAATTAATCAAAGAAGAGAAAGAAATTTCGCCAAAATTAGCCGAGCAAAAAACAATTTTTGATCAATTGGAAAAGCGAATTTCTGAATTGGAAAAAGAAATTTCACACAATGAAAATATTTTAACGAAATCCTTAGTTGAGAACAATTTCAATAACGAAAATGCTGTTAAAAATATTCTGCTACAGGAAATTGATGTTCAGGAAACGAGAAATATTATTCAGCAATTCAGAATTCAATTTGAAATTGTGAAAAATGATATTCTTAATCTGGAAACCAAACTCAGAGACTTTTCATTTGATGAAGAACAGTTTGCAGAAACTGAAAATCAGTTTAAAACTTTTGAAAATGATTTAAAAAATGCAAATGATTCTGTAGTAAAAATTACGACAGAAATCGAAAGACTGGAAAAAGAATTCAAGAAAAAAGAAAATCTTTTAAAAGATTTAGCACAACTTCAAAAACGCTCAGAAAACCTGAAAATAATGACCAATCTCTTTAAAGGAGCAGGTTTTGTGCAGTACGTTTCTTCTATTTATCTTCGTCAATTATGCGACCACGCCAACGTCCGTTTTCATCGAATGACAAGAAATCAACTAAGTTTACAGTTGAACGAAAGCAATGATTTTGAAATCGTCGATTATCTGAATGAAGGCCGAAGCCGCAGTGTAAAAACGCTTTCAGGCGGACAGGCTTTTCAGGTTTCATTGAGTCTTGCATTGGCTTTGGCAGAAAGTGTACAAACCAATGCACAATCGGAGAAAAACTTCTTTTTCATCGACGAAGGTTTCGGAACTCAGGATGTAGAATCGGTTAATATTGTCTTTGAAACGCTCATGAATCTTCAAAAAGAGAACCGAATTGTGGGAATTATTTCGCACGTGGAAGAGCTGAAAGAGAAAATTCCGGTTTCACTACATATTACGAAAGATGAAGAAAGAGGAAGCTTGATTGAGATTGTGTAA
- a CDS encoding AAA family ATPase: MIPIQLTLEGLYSYQERQKINFENLTEAGLFGIFGSVGSGKSSILEAISFALYGETERLNARDKRAYNMMNLKSNKSYIEFDFINYENKKFRATREFRRNSKNFEDVKTPTVTFYEWKNESWIPLEHSNAEKIIGLSYANFKRTIIIPQGQFKEFLELGAADRTNMMKEIFSLQRFDLQNNASALHAKNRSELDQLEGQLKGFEEVNEEQILVQKENLKTKQQKFEEVKIQFKNIEQKYQQLKNLKTDFESLKQKKTDFEKLSIQKTNIDELETKTELFDRVFRIFTPIITEKNKLQKEISEQLKNRKTQFKNLHETEVKFENIKDKLLAIQPKYEALHQSKIQENDLSLILQMLTFSDEIETLKERTKKGSEKVKEVEENQKLIQEKAQKLSKQIDLLKPKKLDSTLLLNVGNWFSEKKKIEESLKSQFEKIDAKKLKLKESQKN, translated from the coding sequence ATGATTCCAATTCAATTGACTTTAGAAGGTCTTTACTCATATCAGGAACGCCAGAAAATTAATTTTGAAAATCTTACTGAAGCTGGTTTATTTGGAATTTTCGGTTCGGTAGGTTCCGGAAAATCTTCTATTCTGGAAGCCATTTCTTTTGCATTATACGGCGAAACAGAACGTCTCAACGCAAGAGACAAACGTGCTTACAATATGATGAATTTGAAATCAAACAAATCGTATATTGAGTTTGATTTTATTAATTATGAGAATAAAAAATTCCGGGCGACGAGAGAATTCCGACGTAATTCTAAAAATTTCGAAGATGTAAAAACTCCCACAGTAACCTTTTACGAATGGAAAAATGAAAGCTGGATTCCTCTGGAACATTCCAATGCGGAAAAAATAATTGGATTGAGTTATGCGAATTTTAAGCGAACTATCATCATTCCGCAAGGTCAGTTTAAAGAGTTTTTAGAGCTTGGCGCAGCAGACCGCACGAATATGATGAAGGAAATCTTCAGTCTGCAGCGTTTTGATTTACAGAATAATGCTTCAGCTTTACATGCAAAAAACAGATCAGAACTAGATCAGTTGGAAGGTCAGCTGAAAGGTTTTGAGGAAGTGAATGAAGAGCAAATTTTGGTTCAAAAAGAAAATTTAAAAACTAAACAGCAAAAATTTGAAGAGGTAAAAATTCAGTTTAAAAATATTGAACAAAAATACCAGCAGCTTAAAAATTTAAAAACAGATTTTGAATCGCTGAAACAGAAAAAAACAGATTTTGAAAAACTCAGCATTCAAAAAACAAACATTGACGAATTAGAAACTAAAACTGAACTTTTTGATAGAGTTTTCAGAATCTTCACACCGATTATTACTGAAAAAAATAAGCTTCAGAAAGAAATTTCGGAGCAGTTGAAAAATAGAAAAACCCAATTTAAAAATTTACATGAAACTGAAGTAAAATTTGAAAATATTAAAGATAAACTTTTGGCAATTCAGCCAAAGTATGAAGCTTTACATCAATCAAAAATTCAGGAGAATGATTTGAGTCTGATTCTGCAAATGCTGACATTTTCGGACGAAATTGAAACCCTAAAAGAACGAACAAAAAAAGGCTCAGAAAAAGTAAAAGAAGTTGAAGAAAACCAAAAATTAATTCAGGAAAAAGCTCAAAAACTTTCTAAACAAATTGATTTATTAAAGCCTAAAAAACTAGATTCTACCTTACTTTTAAATGTCGGAAACTGGTTTTCGGAAAAGAAAAAAATAGAGGAATCTTTAAAAAGTCAGTTTGAAAAAATCGATGCAAAAAAGTTGAAACTGAAAGAATCTCAGAAGAACTAA
- a CDS encoding exonuclease SbcCD subunit D: MKILHTADWHLGKRLDRFSRLEEQVLVMNEIVEIADRENVDLVLIAGDLFDNFNPSVEATELFYKTLKRLSLDGKRPVIAISGNHDSPSLIDAPDPLARECGIILIGYPKAAINPFELEHFKISKSTEGFIELEFKNQNFPIRILHTPYANEIRLKEYFGENKEKELNNVLRENWKQTADKFCDENGVNLLMTHLYMNKKGTPILEEPEGEKPIKIGNADLVFSDIIPHQIQYTALGHLHGFQNIGTEEKPVVYSSSPLCYSFSEAGQTKYVSIIEAEPNKPVTFEKIALQNGKQLVRKTFDSIENTIEWLNENPNTLVELTLESETFLKADERKLIYQSHSGIVHLIPKVKNQDFNENQLRDINLNQDIQALFKDYFKSKNNGQEVNEELINLFNEILNP, translated from the coding sequence ATGAAAATCCTCCACACCGCCGATTGGCATCTCGGTAAACGTCTCGACCGTTTTTCACGTCTGGAAGAACAGGTTTTGGTAATGAACGAAATCGTTGAAATCGCAGACCGTGAAAACGTTGATCTGGTTTTGATCGCCGGAGATTTATTCGATAATTTTAATCCTAGTGTAGAAGCCACAGAACTTTTTTATAAAACTTTAAAACGTTTATCATTAGATGGAAAACGTCCCGTTATCGCTATTTCCGGGAATCACGATTCACCGAGTCTGATTGACGCTCCTGATCCTTTAGCCCGTGAATGCGGAATTATTTTAATTGGTTATCCAAAAGCTGCCATCAATCCTTTTGAATTGGAACATTTTAAAATTTCTAAATCAACAGAAGGTTTTATTGAGTTGGAATTTAAAAACCAAAATTTTCCTATAAGAATTTTGCATACACCTTATGCAAATGAGATTCGTTTAAAAGAATATTTCGGAGAAAATAAGGAAAAAGAACTCAACAATGTTCTGAGAGAAAACTGGAAGCAAACTGCCGATAAATTCTGTGATGAAAACGGAGTCAATCTTTTGATGACTCATTTGTATATGAACAAAAAAGGCACACCCATTTTGGAAGAACCCGAAGGTGAAAAACCTATAAAAATCGGAAATGCAGACCTTGTTTTTTCAGATATTATTCCACATCAGATTCAATATACGGCTTTGGGACATTTGCATGGTTTTCAGAATATCGGAACGGAAGAAAAACCTGTAGTGTATTCGTCTTCGCCTTTGTGCTACAGCTTTAGCGAAGCCGGACAGACAAAATATGTTTCCATTATTGAAGCTGAACCTAATAAGCCAGTTACCTTTGAGAAAATCGCTTTACAAAACGGGAAACAACTCGTCAGAAAAACATTTGATTCCATTGAAAATACGATTGAATGGCTGAATGAAAATCCAAATACCTTAGTTGAACTCACTCTGGAAAGCGAAACGTTTTTAAAAGCCGATGAAAGAAAACTCATTTATCAATCTCATTCCGGCATTGTGCATTTGATTCCGAAAGTTAAAAATCAGGATTTTAACGAAAATCAGCTTCGTGACATTAATTTAAATCAGGATATTCAGGCATTGTTTAAGGATTATTTTAAATCTAAAAATAACGGACAGGAAGTCAATGAAGAACTCATCAATTTGTTTAACGAAATTCTAAATCCGTAA
- a CDS encoding VF530 family DNA-binding protein — MEQQSKNPLHGKRLDAILEELVEYYQGFEELGKQINIKCFTDNPSINSSLKFLRKTDWARTKVESLYLYVLRQKKKEESKNRK, encoded by the coding sequence ATGGAACAGCAATCAAAAAATCCTTTACACGGAAAACGCCTCGATGCCATTCTCGAAGAATTGGTAGAATATTATCAAGGCTTTGAGGAGTTGGGAAAGCAGATCAACATCAAATGTTTTACAGATAACCCGAGTATCAATTCGTCACTGAAGTTTTTGAGAAAGACAGATTGGGCCAGAACGAAAGTTGAAAGCCTGTATCTGTATGTTTTGAGACAGAAAAAAAAGGAAGAATCAAAAAATAGGAAATAG
- a CDS encoding peptidylprolyl isomerase, whose product MTIDNNHVVAVKYILHTIEEDGSKILVEETTAENPLTFLYGLGMMIPKFEQNIHGLKAGDTAAFVIQPEEAYGEKQEDAIAQLPIDMFGEGGLPPVGAILPLTDNEGNNFQAFVVEVTPEVVIADLNHPMAGKVLDFQVEILNTRPATEEELSHGHAHGIDGNEAH is encoded by the coding sequence ATGACTATTGATAACAATCATGTGGTAGCTGTAAAGTATATTCTTCACACTATCGAAGAGGACGGAAGCAAAATCCTTGTAGAAGAAACAACTGCAGAAAATCCGCTTACATTTTTATATGGTTTGGGAATGATGATTCCTAAATTTGAACAAAATATCCACGGTTTGAAAGCTGGTGATACTGCTGCTTTTGTGATTCAGCCGGAAGAAGCTTACGGTGAAAAACAAGAAGATGCTATTGCACAATTGCCAATCGATATGTTCGGTGAAGGTGGACTTCCGCCAGTAGGAGCTATTTTGCCTCTAACGGATAACGAAGGAAATAATTTCCAGGCTTTTGTGGTAGAAGTAACTCCGGAAGTTGTGATTGCAGACCTTAACCATCCAATGGCTGGGAAAGTTTTAGATTTTCAGGTTGAGATTTTAAATACCCGTCCTGCGACTGAAGAAGAATTGTCTCACGGTCATGCTCACGGCATTGACGGAAACGAAGCTCACTAA
- a CDS encoding YchJ family protein: MNCPCCSGKTYEECCKPFHTGEKNAPTAEALMRSRFSAFAIPNGKYLMETTSPGKRQFHNTKDLQEWGEINEWTKLEIVDKPSLTKVEFKAFYTDEDGQKQVHHELSKFKMIQNRWFYVSGEFLD, encoded by the coding sequence ATGAACTGTCCCTGCTGCTCCGGAAAAACCTACGAAGAATGCTGCAAACCCTTTCACACCGGAGAAAAAAATGCTCCGACTGCCGAAGCGTTGATGCGTTCAAGATTTTCTGCGTTTGCCATTCCTAATGGAAAATATTTAATGGAAACAACTTCACCCGGTAAAAGGCAATTTCACAATACGAAAGATTTGCAGGAATGGGGAGAAATCAATGAATGGACAAAACTGGAAATTGTAGACAAACCATCTCTTACCAAAGTTGAGTTTAAAGCTTTTTACACCGATGAAGACGGACAAAAACAGGTTCATCACGAATTATCAAAATTCAAAATGATTCAGAACCGCTGGTTTTATGTTTCAGGAGAATTTTTAGACTAG